In Vicinamibacterales bacterium, a genomic segment contains:
- a CDS encoding SPFH domain-containing protein produces the protein MIRERQYEGMPGVPVLLILLVLSALAIYGLVAGVREDSGTLVLGDVAALVVLAGLMAGLFVVNPNEARVLQLFGDYAGTARRPGLRWANPFLTKKRVSMRVRNFESSRLKVNDNEGNPIEIAAVVVWQVVDSAEAVFEVDDYNNYVKVQSEAALRNLATSYTYDSHDDERISLRGHTASVAEHLKKEIQDRLARAGVQVIEARISHLAYAPEIAASMLQRQQAGAIIAARQRIVEGAVGMVEMALDMLSQREIVTLDNERKAAMVSNLLVVLCGERSTQPVINAGTIYQ, from the coding sequence ATGATTCGCGAACGTCAATACGAAGGGATGCCCGGCGTCCCGGTGCTGCTGATCCTGCTGGTCTTGTCCGCGCTCGCCATCTACGGCCTGGTCGCCGGCGTCCGCGAGGACAGCGGCACGCTGGTGCTCGGCGACGTCGCCGCCCTGGTGGTGCTCGCCGGGCTCATGGCCGGCCTGTTCGTGGTCAATCCGAACGAGGCGCGCGTGCTGCAGCTGTTCGGCGACTACGCCGGCACGGCGCGGCGGCCCGGGCTGCGCTGGGCCAATCCGTTCCTCACCAAGAAGCGCGTCTCCATGCGCGTGCGCAACTTCGAGAGCTCGCGGCTCAAGGTCAACGACAACGAGGGCAATCCGATCGAGATCGCGGCGGTCGTCGTCTGGCAGGTCGTCGACAGCGCCGAGGCGGTGTTCGAAGTGGACGACTACAACAACTACGTCAAGGTGCAGAGCGAGGCGGCGCTGCGCAATCTCGCCACCAGCTACACCTACGACTCGCACGACGACGAGCGGATCTCGCTGCGCGGACACACCGCCAGCGTCGCCGAGCACCTCAAGAAGGAGATCCAGGACCGCCTGGCGCGCGCCGGCGTGCAGGTCATCGAAGCACGGATCAGCCATCTCGCGTACGCGCCGGAAATCGCCGCCTCGATGCTGCAGCGGCAGCAGGCCGGCGCGATCATCGCCGCGCGGCAGCGCATCGTCGAAGGGGCCGTCGGCATGGTGGAGATGGCGCTCGACATGCTCTCGCAGCGCGAGATCGTCACGCTGGACAACGAACGGAAGGCGGCGATGGTCAGCAACCTGCTCGTCGTGCTCTGCGGCGAGCGCTCGACCCAGCCGGTCATCAACGCCGGAACGATCTATCAATAA